The sequence CTGACCGCCCGCCGGGTGGTCGACCTGTGCCGGGCCACGGCCTCGCGCTGTCGCTGACGCCTCCCAGCCGTCAGCCCGCCGCCGTCCCCTTCCCGGAGTCCCCGTGCAGATCGATCCCCGCGGCCCGCGCTTCGCCGCCGCGCTCACCACCGTCGTCCTGATAGCCGTCCTGCTCACCGGCAGCGGCGCCCTGCTCGCCGCCCAGGCCCTCGTCTTCGCCCTCGGGGCCCTCGGCGGGCTGCGCCGCTCCCCCTACGGATGGCTCTACCGCACGCTGGTCCGGCCCCGGCTGGCACCGCCGGCCGGGACGGAGGACGAACGGCCGCCCAGGTTCGCCCAGGGCGTCGGCCTGGTCTTCGCCGTCGTCGGCCTGCTCGGCTTCCTCACCGGTGCCGACTGGCTCGGCCTGCTCGCCACCGGATCCGCACTGGCCGCCGCCTTCCTGAACGCCGCCTTCGGCTACTGCCTGGGCTGCGAGACGTATCTGCTGGTCCGCCGCGCACAGGGCCGGGCGGACCTCACCGCCTGACCCCGCCGCGCCACCACCCGGCACGGGCCCGGCCGGGGCGGAAAAGTTCCCGGCCGGCCCATCACGTACGTCACACCTTCACATTCCGCCAGGCAGCACCCCTCAGGTGACAGCAGGCACTCCTTCGGGGGATCATCTCCGTGTATCGCCCGTGGCCGCCGCGGTGTGCCGTGCTCCCGGTCGGCCCCCACGCACCGCCCCGGGGCCCCGCCGTACCGGGCCGCCAGGCCCGTCGAAGTCAGGACTGACCGTGGCAGAGCTCGTCTACCCGCCGGTGATCGGCGCCGCACTGACCGTCTTCCGCGCACTCGACGTGCGCATCAAGATCGTCGGCGCCGAAAACATCCCCGCCGAGGGCGGGGCGGTGCTCGTGAGCAACCACATCAGCTACCTCGACTTCCTCTTCGCGGGCCTGGGCGCCTACCGCGGCGGCAAGCGCAAGACCCGCTTCATGGCCAAGGACGACGTGTTCAAGCACAGCGTCTCCGGCCCCCTGATGCGCGGCATGAAGCACATCCCGGTCGACCGGACCGACGGCCAGCCCGCCTACGAGGCCGCCGTCCGCGCCCTCCGGGCCGGCGAGGTCGTCGGCGTCTTCCCCGAGGCCACCATCAGCCGCTCGTTCATGCTGAAGAAGTTCAAGACCGGCGCCGCCCGGATGGCCGCCGACTCCGGCGCCCCGCTGCTCCCGGTGATCCTCTGGGGCACCCAGCAGCTGTGGACCAAGGGCCGCCCGAAGACCCTCACCAAGCGACACGTCCCGGTCACCATCATGATCGGCGAGCCGATCGTGCTGACGCCCGAGGACAAGCCCGTCATGGTCACCCGCCGCCTGCGCGCCGCGATGACCGAGATGCTCGACCGCGCCCAGCGCGAGTACCCCGGCAAGCCCTCCGGCCCCGAGGACAACTGGTGGCTGCCCGTCCACCTCGGGGGCACCGCGCCCACCCTGGAGGTCGCCGAGGCCGAGGACGAGGCGGAGGCCCTCGCCAAGGCCGAACGCCGGGCCGCCCGGGACTGACGCCGCGCCGGCGGGCCTCCGCTTCCGCCGATCCGCCGAACGTCCGGGCCGCCGGCCCCTCGTACCGCTGATCCGCCGCCGTACTACCGATCCGCCGAACTGCCACGAACGGGCGACTCTCCGTCGCCGAGCGGACGCGGACCGTCGCGTGTCGCCCGGCTCCGCACCTTCCGATCTGACAAAGTGACAGCTCCTTCGGGGGGCATCACGTCCGGACTCGCCGGGCGGATCGGAGACGGAGATGACACGCGGATGACGCGCACACGGCTCTCACGGACCACGCCCGCCACGGCCCGCACCCGCCCCCGCGCCGGTGCGGGCCTCCTGCTCGCCGGGGCCCTGCTCACCGGCTGCGGCGCCCAGCCCGGCGAGATCCCGCTCAGCGAGATCCGCGCCGAGTCGCCCAGCCCAACCCCCACCGTCGAGGCGGCCGTCGCCGACGGCAGCGCCGCCGCCGTCGACGCGGCCGCGGCCACCCCGACCGCCCCGCCGGCCCGCAACGGCCTCATCGCCGGCCGGGCCTTCCTCGACCAGGACCGCCTCACCAGCGCGATCTTCGCCGTCACCGCCGACGGCCGGACCCGGCAGCAACTCACCCAGCCCGGCGACCGGACCCGGGACGACCACCCCACCTGGTCCCCCGACGGCACCGCGCTCGCCTTCGACCGCACCGGGGCCGACTCCCCCGGCCGCATCTGGACCACGAGCTCCGACGGCAGCAACGCCCGTCAGCTCGGCCCGCTCTGCGAGGCAGGCGCCCCGGACTGCGTCAACGAGTCGGAGACCGCGCCCGCCTGGTCCCCCGACGGCAGGACGATCGCCTTCACCCGCAGCTGGGGCCGCTCCGATCCGGACTCCGAGCAGATCCAGTACAGCGACCTGTTCGTCATCGCCCCCGACGGCACCAGCGCCCAGCGGCTCACCTTCCTCACCAACGACACCCC comes from Streptomyces sp. TLI_053 and encodes:
- a CDS encoding PD40 domain-containing protein — encoded protein: MTRTRLSRTTPATARTRPRAGAGLLLAGALLTGCGAQPGEIPLSEIRAESPSPTPTVEAAVADGSAAAVDAAAATPTAPPARNGLIAGRAFLDQDRLTSAIFAVTADGRTRQQLTQPGDRTRDDHPTWSPDGTALAFDRTGADSPGRIWTTSSDGSNARQLGPLCEAGAPDCVNESETAPAWSPDGRTIAFTRSWGRSDPDSEQIQYSDLFVIAPDGTSAQRLTFLTNDTPYSGAVTDPSWSPDGKQLVFSYRTSATGQPANGRSLYIVNADGTGLRRLTPWELRAGERADWSPDGSRIVFTTYPAGPDNAPGGGIYTVHPDGSAVEALTPGPSDVTYGAASFSPDGTAIAFDQAPAGGASELYTMRADGSTVTRLTDPQGRGESRPSWGTAQPQPQPQSQG
- a CDS encoding DUF4395 domain-containing protein codes for the protein MQIDPRGPRFAAALTTVVLIAVLLTGSGALLAAQALVFALGALGGLRRSPYGWLYRTLVRPRLAPPAGTEDERPPRFAQGVGLVFAVVGLLGFLTGADWLGLLATGSALAAAFLNAAFGYCLGCETYLLVRRAQGRADLTA
- a CDS encoding lysophospholipid acyltransferase family protein; its protein translation is MAELVYPPVIGAALTVFRALDVRIKIVGAENIPAEGGAVLVSNHISYLDFLFAGLGAYRGGKRKTRFMAKDDVFKHSVSGPLMRGMKHIPVDRTDGQPAYEAAVRALRAGEVVGVFPEATISRSFMLKKFKTGAARMAADSGAPLLPVILWGTQQLWTKGRPKTLTKRHVPVTIMIGEPIVLTPEDKPVMVTRRLRAAMTEMLDRAQREYPGKPSGPEDNWWLPVHLGGTAPTLEVAEAEDEAEALAKAERRAARD